DNA from Pomacea canaliculata isolate SZHN2017 linkage group LG9, ASM307304v1, whole genome shotgun sequence:
AAAATTGCAGCCCCTTTCCAGCTGGCAAGACAGGCATCCATGtcctgcaaaaaaaagaaacacattccACAGGGTAAGATGAATGATTTATGGGACACTTGAGACAGTGTAACAGACCACAATAACCAACTTCTAATTTTTACGTTGAACCTGGCATAGACTGCCCACTACAAATGGATCATGAAGACCAATGGAATGCCATAGGTAATTTAGCTGCATAAACtagtgaaaatgaaatattctgtGACCTTTGGCCTTGTGATGACATCCATGGTTTCAAGAGCCACACGGTGTTGTACTGGCATTTGCATCCAGACCTGATACTGAAGCCAGGTTTGTGCCCCTTCAAACATCATTCCTCCACCCACTACAAGAAGGCAGCTGTACATCTTACGCTTCACCTCATCGCCATCTGCCACAAAaagttttatgttaaaaacacatataaatgtCTCTAAATACCTGTGGTCATTCTGCTATACATTCAACCTGATAAACTTCAAATTTAATGTTGATCTACGTTCAACAATGTAATGATTGCTTGAAAAAAGTGTGATCTCACTCCCAAACATTGAAATGGTTAAGGGTTGACCTATACCTTTATCACTCCTATTCACATTGTTGAAaccattattttaataacaagaGTAGCAGTTTGGTTGTGAACCCACTACCATATCCCTGTCAGAAATAAACAGAGAGACAACGACCTTTTTCATACAACCACAAAATACCTAAAAGTCTAGAAAAAGTGCAGAAATTTGTTGAAAGGTACAGACCACACTTCTCAATGCTGTGAAGCACTGCCTGATCAACGCCCATGAGCTGCAAGTTACTTTCTTCCTCCACcatttcctcctcttcttcttcttccttcctgctGGCCTTTGTGCCACCCTCTGTGGGAGCAAGACTGTCATTTGCATCATTTGAGTCATCATCCATAGCTGTTGGATTAAGGTCATCCAGGTTGCTCATGCTAGTTTCTGTGAGGTCTCGTGCACCATCAGAGGTATCTTTCTTTGGTGCCCCAAGTCGACCACCCtagtgaaaaaaaacacacactctttgggcaaacttaatttttttttttaaagtaaatatatacAATTACCAATTTCTTCTAGAAATCCTGTACAGCATGCTACTTAATTCTCAAACTTCCATCACATCATTAAAGCAGTAAAAGGCCTTGACTTATTTTAGGCTCAAAGTCACTTGATATAATTCTGCAATAAAATGATCATATGAAGCAATCAACATAAGGTAATAATTTTTCCACAGTTATGAATTTGAAAAAGGCACAGAAAAAGATCTTGATAATTGAGTGGTGTAAAGACACCAACAACCAACATTTTTAGAATAATGTTcctttttcacaatttttttttgttttatttttggggggaggggtggtgtttgaaaataaagaaataaaataagttaaaaaaatatatgaactgAACTGATaatggataaaataatttttttccttaggttTCCTTAAACTACATGGATTAAGGAAaatctagaaaaataaaactttgtatcCTTTTTAGCACAGTTTAAATAAAAgcgtttttaaaatattttattttgaacattttagttttttcattttacattttttggagggggaggggggataggtttattttttaaatgtatgcacTCATCTAAGGGAAGGAACTATTGCATGCAGAAGCAGAATCAAGGCTGCACAGttacatttgttaaaattttactctctgaagaagaaaaatgtttcgaaattattttactctttgtggactgctgaaaatgatttaatatcACATTGTAACCAGAAATgagtaactggtgaaaatttTAGACATTTGGGACGGCTGGGTAAAAAAATTGACTAAAAAATTCCAACCTGGCAGGGAgacagttaaataaaagtgtgcaaGAAGCTGAAACTTTTTACCTGTGACTGTCGCTGAGTTCGTCTAAGATAGTCCTCATCATGTGGATCCTCTGGATCCCCCTCACAGCGTGTCTGTGTGCGAATAAGGTGAGATCCTTGTAAGCCAAAGGAATCTGGTCGAAAAAGGGCCAAAGGAGCCAGAATCATCTCGTCTCCAAGGCGCAGGCTGTACTTGATGATGTGTTGCTGAGGAAGCTTGACTTGCATCACATGCGGTCGAACACCATGTCGATCCttcaaacaatgtttttcaTATGGTGTGTTTATGAAGAAAAGTTCCTAGAGTTAACACTCATCCAGagaattatgatgatgatgatctgatGCACAGTTATACAATAGGACAGCCTGGAAATCCCCTATGACTTACATTAAGTTGAACTTTTATGAAAGAGATAAGTTTGTCTAACAAGTCTCAGCCGAAAAACGATTCTTATCGCCAATCCAACAGCAAGGAACAGATGACTCTTGTTATTAAGTTTGTCTTTTGCATGTTATTAATTTAGGAAGAAAATTCAGTTACCTGATCCATGTGACAAAAAGCTTCTTTAAGTTCCTGTAATTGCAGTATGCCTGTGGCCTGAGTAAGCCTCATTTCTGGAAAGCTGGCACCACTTCGCCGAAGCAACCAATGCAAGCATCTGCTAACATCACTACCACCATATTCCATGGTGATCCTGTCAACAACAGTGTGACAGTTATCATTTTTTTGAAAGCATCAAGTGAAAGACCAGTGTCTGAAAGTCAATAACTTAACTTCAAATAAATCATATAAGGATAGAGGTGAAATATTGGTCTTAACTCTACTGATCTCAGGAGAAGAAATGCatcaaatgacataaaaatgtttcaatgatGCAGTTGAGACTTCAGTACATAAAGGCATTACAAAACTGTGATTTTATCcactagtttgttttttttttaaacaattaacaTAGTGCCATGTTAGTTTAATTGTAGTTTAGCTTGATTAAAAGAATCATTCTATTCCAGCTCAGAAATAGTGACCATCAAAGTGGTTAGCCATAGGTCTCCTGAAAACTTTCTCACTTTAACTAAGCAACGATGAATGATTCTGtgggaaacaaaacattttaacatacCTGGTAGCCTTATGAGATATGCCATCTTCAACACAACAAATACTAGTTTTCTGATCCCCAACATCAACTATACAAGCACAAGTTACTCCAGCACCATATGTTGCACACACTGACTCCTGTTGATGTCAAAAAGGCACTTTAAACTTGATGCATGAACaggaaatcattaaattccataTGAATGTGCTCATCAGTGAAGAGAAAGCAtgttttttaaagcataaagtTTATAGTAACTGAAGTAATATAAGTACTGTGTCATAATACAAAGAGACAAACTGCCATGGATAGTTGACATAAATTGCAGTATATTTTAACAATTGCATAAAATCTCAGTACCTGATGCACAATGACAGCTTCAAATCCCAGATTATTCAGTAACAGTTCTACCATGGCTTTCACGTGTTTGTGCACGTAGATGTCAGGAATGAGCAGAACTACCCTGTAATGCTGGGACAGAATGCAAGACATAAAGTGTCCATAAATCACATTTTAGATCTCCAAGAACAAAGACTCCTCTTTCATAGTTGGATACAGTTGTCAGAGATATGCTCCACACCTTTATAGTCCTAATAATTTATCCCCCAATAATGTTTCTCCAACATACAGACTCTGTGGTCCATTTTGTAAAAAGCATTCAGTcaattatgtttaaaattaatttaagagATTTATGATGCcaagtaaacataaaaatgagtTGTAACCCAAAAAAATCCCtatatgaaaacaaatttttaactgcatagaaaataaaacactttatcAATCAAAAAGAGACTAACATAGCACTTCACCATGGATTCAGATGCTGGGAccaatatctttatttttatctcatcTTTAAGACTACATAAT
Protein-coding regions in this window:
- the LOC112571555 gene encoding actin-related protein 8-like, yielding MPPPSTKKPLFPTTDDPVAPEQPIQPATVVVIQPGSYNLRIGRASDAYPVTVPHCIARKVKSSPFQEQSLEWIVREECSHPESDHQIKDGIKSVEELLLSRPTLTGEYRQLTPFKQLSVFNKQAQPEMSERICSQRWTSTESKTFFVGEEAMFINAKDGYQLSWPIKRGRFNLHNKAGGTLTSVLADLETIWSTVIMSHLHIPLKDFKHYRVVLLIPDIYVHKHVKAMVELLLNNLGFEAVIVHQESVCATYGAGVTCACIVDVGDQKTSICCVEDGISHKATRITMEYGGSDVSRCLHWLLRRSGASFPEMRLTQATGILQLQELKEAFCHMDQDRHGVRPHVMQVKLPQQHIIKYSLRLGDEMILAPLALFRPDSFGLQGSHLIRTQTRCEGDPEDPHDEDYLRRTQRQSQGGRLGAPKKDTSDGARDLTETSMSNLDDLNPTAMDDDSNDANDSLAPTEGGTKASRKEEEEEEEMVEEESNLQLMGVDQAVLHSIEKCDGDEVKRKMYSCLLVVGGGMMFEGAQTWLQYQVWMQMPVQHRVALETMDVITRPKDMDACLASWKGAAILACLDSSQELWIRQNEWRQFSVRLLRERAPFIW